The following coding sequences are from one Salvia hispanica cultivar TCC Black 2014 chromosome 3, UniMelb_Shisp_WGS_1.0, whole genome shotgun sequence window:
- the LOC125209622 gene encoding receptor-like protein 9DC3, producing the protein MSLLSRSKFPFPKLQVLDVSHNEFLGSLPQIYINNFIALIEPVEIEDYEFLSLTGHIPSSLENLSEFESLDLSTNKLDGEIPSELTKLKFLAKLNLSVNNLVGEIPRSNQFFIFENDSYMGNLGLCGLPLTRKCKEDDGKSIQLAKEEDDENGFIDGFGWRYVVMGYGSGFVVGIGIGYMIIRSGRPRWLVEFIFGVGYQYKPKKRSNRAAPTRRVT; encoded by the exons ATGTCGCTTCTTTCACGAAGCAAGTTTCCCTTTCCTAAGTTGCAAGTTTTAGATGTATCCCATAATGAATTTCTAGGCTCTCTACCTCAAATATATATCAACAATTTCATAGCTTTGATTGAGCCAGTAGAAATTGAAGATTATGAGTTTCTAAG CCTCACGGGACATATACCTTCATCTCTTGAAAACTTGAGTGAGTTTGAATCGTTGGACTTGTCAACAAACAAACTGGATGGAGAAATTCCAAGTGAATTGACAAAGTTGAAGTTTCTTGCGAAATTAAACCTTTCAGTGAACAATCTTGTTGGAGAAATACCGCGATCTAATCAGTTCTTCATATTTGAGAATGATTCATATATGGGAAACTTGGGATTGTGTGGACTTCCGTTGACAAGAAAATGCAAAGAGGATGATGGGAAATCGATACAGCTTGctaaagaagaagatgatgaaaatGGATTTATAGATGGATTTGGTTGGCGATATGTTGTGATGGGATATGGAAGTGGATTCGTAGTTGGGATTGGAATCGGTTACATGATAATAAGAAGTGGAAGGCCAAGATGGTTGGTTGAATTCATTTTCGGGGTTGGTTATCAATATAAGCCCAAGAAGAGAAGCAACCGAGCTGCACCAACACGCAGGGTAACTTGA
- the LOC125209621 gene encoding MDIS1-interacting receptor like kinase 2-like has protein sequence METAYLFPTYLSLLTLCLCPSRAATSEAEALMRWKSSLSSSASLKSWSVNNISNHCRWIGIHCNDEGSISGVDLPFADLAGTLDLFHFTALLNLTTFNLIGNYLNGSVPAAIGNLTSLIHLDLSNNQFSCAIPPEIVRLIKLRFLSSFSDNESSGELPSEIGLLTGLKYLYLSNNSFSGSIPPEIGNLQNLMGLDLSTNNFSGPIPSTIGNLTNMWSLDISSNKQNGPIHPPLGILQIWSTYISLPTN, from the exons ATGGAAACAGCATACCTTTTTCCTACATATCTTTCTCTCCTAACACTTTGTCTGTGTCCTTCAAGAGCAGCCACAAGTGAAGCAGAGGCTTTGATGAGATGGAAATCCAGCCTATCATCTTCTGCTTCTCTCAAGTCTTGGTCCGTCAACAACATCAGCAACCACTGCAGATGGATTGGCATTCACTGCAACGACGAGGGATCCATATCTGGGGTTGATCTCCCATTTGCAGACCTTGCAGGGACATTGGACCTGTTCCATTTCACTGCATTGCTGAATCTCACCACTTTCAACCTCATTGGGAATTATCTCAACGGCTCCGTACCGGCTGCTATTGGAAACCTCACAAGCCTCATTCACTTGGACCTCTCCAACAATCAGTTTTCCTGCGCCATTCCACCAGAGATCGTCCGCTTGATAAAGCTTCGATTCCTGAGCAGCTTCTCCGACAATGAATCCAGTGGGGAACTTCCATCAGAAATAGGCTTGCTCACTGGTCTCAAGTATCTATATCTCTCTAATAACTCGTTTTCAGGCAGCATCCCGCCAGAGATAGGAAACCTACAAAATTTGATGGGGCTGGACCTTTCAACCAATAACTTTTCAG GTCCAATACCATCCACCATCGGAAATCTTACAAATATGTGGTCCTTAGATATCTCttccaacaaacaaaatg GTCCAATACATCCACCATTGGGAATCTTACAAATCTGGAGTACTTATATCTCtcttccaacaaattaa
- the LOC125209623 gene encoding receptor-like protein 33, translated as MERLPKLRVLMLRSNKFDGNLSHASPMKLLFPMLQVLDISHNAFVGSLPKRYFKNFRAMNEVKQRDDTKSSFDIENEKTEDDWYEDFVDMIVTMKGRDQLLKRLLETFTTIDLSSNSFSGTIPPSVGNLKILKYLNLSHNSLTGHIPSSLGNMSQLESLDLSTNKLEGEIPGKLTRLTFLAKLNLLMINLVGQMPLSNQFSTFENDSYIGYLGLCGLPLTRKCKDDDGQLMQPAEEEGEDEYEFIDGFGWRCVVTGYGSGFVVGIGIGYMIIRSGRPRWLVEFFFGVGYTYKTKKRHNRVAPTRRGT; from the coding sequence ATGGAACGCCTCCCCAAGCTTCGAGTGCTAATGTTGAGGTCTAACAAGTTTGATGGAAACTTATCACATGCTTCACCCATGAAACTTCTATTTCCAATGTTACAAGTTCTAGATATATCTCATAATGCATTTGTTGGCTCTCTCCCGAAGAGATATTTCAAGAATTTCAGAGCAATGAATGAGGTAAAGCAAAGAGATGACACAAAGAGTTCCTTCGacatagaaaatgaaaaaacagaagATGACTGGTATGAAGATTTTGTGGATATGATAGTCACCATGAAAGGTCGGGATCAGTTATTGAAAAGACTATTGGAAACGTTCACAACAATTGATTTATCCTCTAATAGTTTCTCTGGAACTATTCCACCTTCCGTAGGAAATCTTAAGattctcaaatatttgaaCCTATCCCACAATAGCCTCACAGGACATATACCTTCATCTCTTGGAAACATGAGCCAACTCGAATCGCTGGATTTGTCAACAAACAAACTGGAGGGAGAAATTCCGGGTAAATTGACAAGGTTGACATTTCTTGCAAAATTAAACCTTTTAATGATAAATCTTGTTGGGCAAATGCCATTGTCTAATCAATTCTCTACATTTGAGAATGATTCATACATTGGATACTTGGGATTGTGTGGACTTCCGTTGACAAGAAAATGCAAAGATGATGATGGTCAATTGATGCAGCCTGCAGAAGAAGAGGGTGAGGATGAATATGAATTCATAGATGGATTTGGTTGGAGATGTGTTGTGACGGGATATGGAAGTGGATTCGTAGTTGGGATTGGAATTGGTTACATGATTATAAGGAGTGGAAGGCCAAGATGGTTAGTGGAATTCTTTTTCGGGGTTGGTTATACATATAAGACGAAGAAGAGACACAACAGAGTTGCACCAACACGCAGGGGAACTTAG